Proteins encoded by one window of Chondromyces crocatus:
- a CDS encoding FAD-dependent oxidoreductase translates to MEATSGFQSDFSSWVQSTSEPEALVLGVAGFSYPDLFEPTRLAELSERFDAAFGQEDPEAYARFDAYRTAVRGGAVVPPEQTSEALLSAAPHLSRFVAHLFGVDRALGALIDAAAERSALWQFKKEFSKKRLFKASAGRAWQGTAVEAAHAARRVLAALGAPPSLLEGGAAAEELAVARAALSLLEVDEVARKAAKAGGAHWTDALHARAAHVRAALAADPALERVSASSVATEAARPTDAEDAAVTAFALDAIEAWLARRRADEHDPARYWPTLRTPHNLDYQQLVQLRRKDDALPELFVGPEHERRERDGFALTDRRATPREIESEVDYCLFCHDRDKDSCSKGLRDNKTGAIKANPLGVPLHGCPLGEKISEMHLMRQGGDAIASLALVCIDNPMLPGTGHRICNDCMKACVYQKQEPVNIPQIETAVLTDVLGLPWGLEIYGLLTRWNPLDVERPQAKPYNGKSVMVVGLGPAGYTLAHHLAREGFAVAAIDGLKIEPLPVELTGDDTRPPRPVRDFAKLYVELDERVLLGFGGVSEYGITVRWDKNFLTVLYITLARQRCLRIYGGVRFGGTIDVADAWKLGFDHVAIAAGAGRPTLIQLKNNLARGIRKASDFLMALQLSGAYKRSSLANLQVRLPAVVIGGGLTAIDTCTELLAYYLVQVEKTAARVDALVAARGEDAVMALFDEEEREFILEQRRHAAALRDERARAEREGRPPRLQALLDAWGGVSLVYRKRLIDSPAYRLNHEEVAKSLEEGVRYVENMSPVEAVLDAHGAVSAMVFERQALLDGKWRNTGEHVTLPARTVCVAAGTSPNVTFEKEHPGHFTFDRWKQFFQAHRAWVDDAGALHVEPSEAERGFFTSYNDGKHAVSFYGDNHPHYAGSVVKAMASAKDAFPSVVALFRHDLARLDQEPQATRDARRRALFARLDHEFIAVVERVERLTPTIIEVVVRAPAAARKFEPGQFYRLQNYEVRSPRIGDARLTMEGLALTGAWVDKEQGLLSMIALEMGVSSRLIAALRPGEEVVVMGPTGTPTEIPERETLLLAGGGLGNAVLFSIAKALRARGDRVIYFAGYRMGEDLFKQEEIEIATDQVVWCTDAGAAISPRRPVDRHFRGNIVQAMVAYAEGRLGGEVARLSEVNRIIAIGSDRMMNAVREARHGALAPHLNPRHHAIASINSPMQCMMKEICAQCLQKHVDPETGAETVVFTCYNQDQPLDRVDFRHLASRLRLNSAQEKLANAWFEQVLATTPGLLRV, encoded by the coding sequence ATGGAAGCAACCTCTGGATTTCAATCTGATTTTTCCTCCTGGGTGCAGTCCACGTCCGAGCCGGAGGCGCTCGTCCTCGGCGTGGCCGGCTTCTCGTACCCCGACCTGTTCGAGCCGACGCGGCTCGCCGAGCTGAGCGAGCGCTTCGACGCCGCCTTCGGGCAAGAGGACCCTGAGGCCTACGCCCGGTTCGATGCCTACCGAACCGCGGTACGGGGGGGAGCCGTCGTTCCGCCCGAGCAGACGTCCGAGGCCCTGCTGAGTGCTGCTCCCCACCTGTCACGTTTCGTCGCTCACCTCTTCGGCGTCGACCGCGCTCTGGGGGCCTTGATCGACGCCGCTGCGGAGCGGAGCGCGCTGTGGCAGTTCAAGAAGGAGTTCAGCAAGAAGCGACTCTTCAAGGCCAGCGCCGGGCGCGCCTGGCAGGGAACGGCGGTGGAAGCTGCGCACGCCGCGCGCCGCGTCCTCGCGGCCCTCGGTGCGCCCCCCTCCTTGCTCGAGGGGGGTGCCGCAGCGGAAGAACTCGCCGTCGCCCGCGCGGCGCTCTCGCTGCTCGAAGTCGACGAGGTGGCCCGCAAGGCCGCGAAAGCTGGCGGGGCTCACTGGACCGATGCGCTCCACGCGCGGGCCGCCCACGTGCGTGCAGCGCTGGCTGCCGATCCCGCGCTGGAGAGGGTCTCGGCCTCCTCGGTCGCCACGGAAGCCGCCCGGCCCACCGACGCCGAGGACGCCGCCGTCACGGCCTTCGCGCTCGATGCCATCGAGGCCTGGCTCGCCCGGCGGCGCGCCGACGAGCACGATCCCGCCCGGTACTGGCCCACCCTGAGGACTCCTCACAACCTCGACTACCAGCAGCTCGTCCAGCTTCGCCGCAAAGACGACGCGCTCCCCGAGCTGTTCGTCGGCCCCGAGCACGAGCGCCGCGAGCGCGACGGGTTCGCGCTCACCGACCGACGCGCCACGCCGCGCGAGATCGAGAGCGAGGTCGACTATTGCCTCTTCTGCCACGACCGCGACAAGGACTCCTGCTCCAAGGGCCTGCGCGACAACAAGACGGGCGCGATCAAGGCGAACCCCCTCGGCGTCCCCCTCCACGGCTGCCCTCTCGGCGAGAAGATCAGCGAGATGCACCTGATGCGCCAGGGCGGCGACGCGATCGCCTCGCTCGCCCTCGTCTGCATCGACAACCCGATGCTCCCTGGCACGGGTCACCGCATCTGCAACGACTGCATGAAGGCCTGCGTTTATCAGAAGCAGGAGCCGGTCAACATCCCGCAGATCGAGACGGCCGTGCTCACCGACGTCCTCGGCCTCCCCTGGGGACTCGAGATCTACGGCCTGCTCACCCGCTGGAACCCCCTCGACGTCGAGCGACCCCAGGCCAAGCCGTACAACGGCAAGAGCGTGATGGTCGTCGGCCTCGGGCCCGCCGGGTACACGCTCGCGCATCACCTCGCCCGTGAAGGCTTCGCCGTCGCAGCGATCGACGGCCTCAAGATCGAGCCGCTCCCCGTCGAGCTCACCGGCGACGACACCCGGCCTCCTCGCCCCGTGCGCGACTTCGCCAAGCTCTACGTCGAGCTGGACGAGCGCGTCCTCCTCGGGTTCGGGGGCGTGAGCGAATACGGGATCACCGTGCGGTGGGACAAGAACTTCCTCACCGTCCTCTACATCACCCTGGCTCGGCAGCGATGTTTGCGCATCTACGGGGGCGTGCGCTTCGGGGGAACGATCGACGTCGCCGACGCCTGGAAGCTCGGCTTCGACCACGTGGCCATCGCCGCCGGAGCCGGGCGGCCCACCTTGATCCAGCTCAAGAACAACCTCGCGCGCGGCATCCGCAAGGCGAGCGACTTCCTCATGGCCTTGCAGCTCTCGGGGGCTTACAAGCGCTCCTCGCTGGCGAACCTGCAGGTGCGCTTGCCCGCGGTGGTGATCGGGGGCGGGCTGACCGCGATCGACACCTGCACCGAGCTTCTCGCCTACTACCTCGTCCAGGTCGAGAAGACTGCGGCCCGGGTGGACGCCCTCGTCGCAGCGCGCGGTGAGGACGCCGTGATGGCGCTTTTCGACGAGGAAGAACGCGAGTTCATCCTCGAGCAGCGGCGCCACGCGGCCGCCCTGCGAGACGAGCGTGCGCGGGCCGAGCGCGAGGGCCGCCCTCCGAGGCTGCAGGCCCTGCTCGACGCCTGGGGCGGCGTCTCGCTCGTGTACCGCAAGCGCCTCATCGACTCTCCCGCCTACCGGCTGAACCACGAAGAGGTGGCCAAGTCCCTCGAAGAGGGCGTGCGCTACGTGGAGAACATGTCTCCCGTCGAGGCCGTCCTCGATGCGCACGGCGCGGTTTCTGCGATGGTCTTCGAGCGCCAGGCCCTCCTCGACGGCAAGTGGCGGAACACGGGCGAGCACGTGACCCTGCCCGCGCGCACCGTCTGCGTCGCTGCTGGAACGAGCCCCAACGTCACTTTCGAGAAGGAGCACCCCGGCCACTTCACCTTCGACCGCTGGAAGCAGTTCTTCCAGGCTCACCGCGCCTGGGTGGACGACGCGGGCGCCTTGCACGTCGAGCCCTCGGAGGCCGAGCGGGGCTTCTTCACGAGCTACAACGACGGCAAGCACGCCGTGAGCTTCTACGGCGACAACCACCCGCACTACGCGGGCAGCGTGGTCAAGGCGATGGCCAGTGCGAAGGACGCCTTCCCCTCCGTCGTGGCCTTGTTCCGCCACGATCTCGCCAGGCTGGACCAGGAGCCTCAGGCCACCCGCGACGCCCGCCGACGCGCCCTCTTCGCCCGCCTCGACCACGAGTTCATCGCCGTGGTCGAGCGGGTCGAGCGCCTCACACCGACCATCATCGAGGTGGTGGTGCGCGCTCCTGCCGCCGCCCGCAAGTTCGAGCCGGGCCAGTTCTACCGGCTCCAGAATTACGAGGTCCGCTCCCCGCGCATCGGCGACGCCCGCCTCACCATGGAGGGCCTCGCCCTCACCGGCGCCTGGGTCGACAAAGAGCAAGGCCTCCTCTCCATGATCGCCCTGGAGATGGGCGTCTCCAGCCGCCTCATCGCGGCGCTCCGCCCTGGGGAAGAGGTCGTCGTCATGGGCCCGACCGGCACCCCCACCGAGATCCCCGAGCGCGAGACCCTGCTCCTCGCTGGCGGCGGCCTGGGCAACGCCGTGCTGTTCTCCATCGCCAAGGCCCTCCGCGCCCGAGGCGACCGCGTGATCTACTTCGCCGGCTACCGGATGGGCGAGGACCTCTTCAAGCAAGAGGAGATCGAGATCGCCACCGATCAGGTCGTGTGGTGCACCGACGCTGGCGCCGCGATCTCGCCGCGTCGCCCCGTCGATCGCCACTTCCGGGGCAACATCGTGCAGGCCATGGTGGCCTACGCCGAGGGCCGCCTCGGCGGCGAGGTTGCCCGCCTCTCCGAGGTGAACCGCATCATCGCCATCGGCTCCGACCGGATGATGAACGCCGTCCGCGAAGCCCGCCACGGCGCCCTCGCGCCGCACCTCAACCCGCGCCACCACGCCATCGCGAGCATCAACTCACCGATGCAGTGCATGATGAAGGAGATCTGCGCCCAGTGCCTCCAGAAGCACGTCGACCCGGAGACGGGCGCCGAGACCGTCGTCTTCACCTGCTACAACCAGGATCAGCCGCTCGATCGCGTCGACTTCCGCCACCTCGCGTCGCGCCTCCGGCTGAACTCCGCGCAGGAGAAGCTGGCGAACGCCTGGTTCGAGCAGGTCCTCGCCACGACTCCCGGCCTGCTGCGCGTCTAG